Part of the Phragmites australis chromosome 23, lpPhrAust1.1, whole genome shotgun sequence genome is shown below.
ATTATACTACACATTTTATGGTCTGTTGTATACAGGAAATATACATTATTTCATcaaactgattgactaatacatctaatgattgactAATTAAGATTCCTTCATATGTTCTGTTTTATCaaactggtcattagtgataggtaaaaatttgacctatcactaatgactctctagcatgactcgtcactgatgagttagtcattagtaacgggtcacaatTTAATCTATTACTTATAACTGATCTAggatgatccatcactgataACGAGTTAAAAGTGATAGGTCACAatttgatctgtcacttatgattagATTAGGCagacccgtcattgatgatgAGTAATGGGTGATAGATCATAACTACGACCGATcaatccgtcactaattttatatctcttttatctatttttgagATAGTGCAAGCACGCAATTACTTTCTGACACAACAAAACAAGAAGAACCGAACAACGTTGAAGCTGCTTGGGCAAGCAAAGAAGACACTACTTGGAATGAAATGTTACACAAATTAAGAGTATCCATGTGGAAAAGAAAGGcagagaattttttaaaaaatatatatatcctaATAGTGTTAAATGGAATCTGCAAGGCAGGTACAAGAGTGCGGTACTGGTCAGCCTCTTTACAGAAAGTAAAGTTATACTATGCGCACTACTGCGTGTGGAAAATTAAACAAGTGCACATTATAAAGAGACAAACGGCAGCAACATGGTTAGAGATAAAGGAAAATTAAAGGGTGAATGCAAATCTAGCGACGATCCTGCGGGAGTTAATTAATTAGAGAGTCAATTGTACCGGTCGCCCTTTCTCCCTCTTCACTTACGTTGCCATGCTGACGAGTTAGTGTTACGTTGGCATTACGATCAGTGCCCTTTAATTTCCACGTCACAATCCTTTCTAGCTTAGCAAGAGGAGGTGATATTCCATGTGTGAGAACCGAGGCGTTGCTCAGTTGCCAGCAGGCGCATGCTGTCCAACATCCTTCCTTTACAGTGAATAAGGCTGagaatatgagagagagagagagcaaccaAAGACAAAGACAAAAATACAAGAACAGGAGATTTACTCTGTCCAGGTAGCTAGCTTGGTGGCTCCCGCTCAAATCAATTGTCTTTCAACTTGTGGTCGGAGGCTTAAACGTAATTAGGTCAAAACCAAACATGTTGAACTCATTCTACACTTAGAGTACTTCGATTTGGTCGATTCTTTGTTGATTGGAGATTCGAATTTGAGGGAGTTTGTGTGAAATTTGGGTTGCATTCGATTTAGAGGTGTGCAGTCTTGGCACCCAGATGATTAGTTTGAGTGGTACAATgttcttggattgttacgaaatTTGGCATGATGTTGAGGACTCATTGAGCTAATATTCTAACAAGTTTCACACAATTTGGGTCAGTACTTTACATAACAAGAAATGAAAACCGAAGTGGACAGATTCAAGCCATATCTATATATGCCTTAGTTATTAGCTAATTTTTTATCTCTTGATAAGACTAGTGGTGGTTGTTGATGGTTCTGCTTGGTTTTGCTgtttactactacagaaagagtCATTAGTGCTAGCTAAAAAATGATATTAATGATGGTTTTTGAACCGATATTggttactcggtactgatagtccgTGATTTTCAGTGCTAGTTTATGAACagacactgataatgagtatcagtgtcagtcCATAACACGGAACcaactatcagtatcggtttgtGGGACAAGCCAACAATGATACgatgactatcagtaccggctTTTTATCATGAGCGGGTACTGATGGCCCCTCCTACATATTCTACAACGCATGCGCCTTTCTAGCCATGCTGGTGCCATGACTTGGATTGGCCCAATTATTCATGCACAGTCCATCGGCCCTACTATCATATAtacaaaacaaagaaaaatgagaCAAGCATATATATTTCAGTTCATTGCATTGGTAATATGAATTCTCAGTATATTAAAAGATATATCGTATATACATATGTCATACAACAAAATGAGCATATACagctcaaaataaaaaaaaatcctagaaacaATCAGCCATGTATAAAATAGAAATTCTAGCTACTGCTATCCATCTAACATATATTTGTCTTCTTGCCTCAGGTGATATCCCACTTTAAGAAAATATTCAATCGGCCCTTTGGACCTGCAATGACAATAGTCACTTTGTAAATACTACAAGCTACAAAGATAATTATTACTTGTAGGTATTCAACTACAAAGTGAACAAAATAGATTCGAAGTACTGAAATTTTAATTGTTACTTGTGAGATCCAGAACACATTCATCCATTATATATGTCTATTATCATGAACTAGAATGAATAACATTATATGTGCTATTGTCATGAACTAGCGAAAACAGAATTCAGCTGGAAAGCAGAGTTCCACATTGCGAGGATGCTAGAGTAACAACGGAGATTGGATTATAGGATTAGCCCATACTCGTATGTTAGCTATGAGAGCAGTATGGTGTTATACTCAAAAAGAGTCTTAAATGCCACGAGTAAGACTCATTTGGCTATTGGCAAAACGAAACATTGCACAAACTCATTGCTTGATCAAATTTGGTAACAGATCTATTAATATTTAATTCTCAACTCCAAATTTCAAATGACAAACTGAGATTATAGGTGTGTAATCTACATTCAAGTGGAGCACATTATGTGGACCAGGACTAAAGTTTCAGGTTGCACAGTATCAAGGAGGGGATTGCATATCTTCATATAATAGAAAGCATGGAACTCATACCAGTTCACACTTGTAATGCTGTAACTAGTTCTGCATAGTTGCATAAGCCTCACTctgcataagaaatgaagttGGGTCTGAGTGATTACTACAATTGAGATAAGGTCATAGATAAATAAGTAGTTTTCCATGATATCTAGATCCAGTCATGTCAACACAATTGCTCAATTAAATATATGCAACAATAAACTGGGTGTTTGTGGAGTAATCTATAAGCATGAAAACTAGAGCTATGAGGAAACAAAGATTTATTTGTAGATTTGTTTGCTGCTAAATCTTTAGTCTCTAAATGTTCTATGAACCTATGTGAAAAAATTGTTGAACCATGTATGTAATGGAACCAGGTATGTAGAAAAGGTTATAATAATGGTTTCAGTAATTATTCACAATGGTCGTGTACAGAAAATAAACATAACATGGAAATGCACATAATTTTCAATATAGTACTTATCCTTTGGCTGAGAGTTGTTTCCAGCTCTATGATTTCTAGAGAAACTTCACTCCATCTCTGAATTAAGAAAAATAGTACGAATCAAAGGAAGTTAGGGATTGTGGATCTGCATGATTTTATTGCTCCTCTGCAACACCACCATAGAATACCAGAGCCAGTACATCGATTCGCTCCGCAAGGCCACCGTGATCACTCTATGATTTGTTGAACAAAATCAGAAATTAGGGATAAAAGATAAACCGAAATATGAATGAAATTAACAGAAATCAATAAGGGATGCAAAGAGCATTTAGCGATTAGGGATAAGCCTGATGGGAGGCTCGCAAATTAGTAACTAACTAAGACCACATATGATGGAGGAGGGCAGGAGATGATACCTCAGGAAGGCACCGTTGACCGAAGGTGTATGGCTGCGTTGATTGGAGGGGGAGGACGGGGATTTCCTTTGGGTCCAGGTGCCCCCTCCCCTGTGCTTGCCATTCCCAGATCTGAAGAACACGCCGCTAGGGTTGAGTGTGCCACAGTGAGGGCGGCGCTAACGGAACTTGAAGGCGATGGCTACGCTAATGGGATGGAGAGACTACAAGCTCCTTCAGATCTGGCCAACACATCcctcattctcaccactacccaaTCTAGTGGAGCTCAACGCCTGGGTGGAAAGGGTCGATGAGGGGACGATGGTGGAGAGAGAGCGGATTAAAGGAGCGAGCGGGGATAGGGAAAAACCCTAGGCGCTTCTGTGAGGGAGGAGGTTGCCGCAGGCCTTGTGTTGGTGGGGGGAGGAAGGTGGAATGACAGGGGAAGTTATCTTGCGAGGAGGTCCCGAGGTGGAGTGTGTGATGGTTTGACAAGTTTTGAATCGGTATTGATAAAAAGTATCAGTGTCGAATCATAGTTACCAGTcgacactgaagtatcagtgtcaATTTGTGCCAAGAGctgacactgatactgagtattagTGTCGCTTCAACCCGgctcaatcattgatcgagTGCGGGATGTTACGAACCGGTACAGATACtttatcaatgccggttctgacctagccggcactgatgatCCAACGCGGATGACTAGTTCTGTTGTAGTGGTTGTAATGTAATGTTAGGTTTTTGCTGTATAGTGCCTTGTAAAAATGCTCTCTTCTCAATGGAAAATGTGCTCAGGAACGTTCTGAAAAAGCTATCCGTGTGTAAAACCGCTCTGTTGCCCACAGATATGCTAATTAAGGAAGCTAGAAAACTATTCGTGTGTAAATTGACAGGGCTCACTGCGGTATGTCATGCAATGCGGCAAGGAGCAATACTGGCACGCGTGACAGAATGGGCCGCTTGCTAGTATAATCTAGTACATAATGCAGCTAGTTAAATATAGTACGGAGCAAGTTGCTATTATTTGATCGATCTCACGTAGCTTTCTCCAAACGTCTATCATGATGTGCTCCTTATTATGTTTTACATTCCAACCTGATCAGACGAGAATGTTAGAATGTTAAAAATCTATTATCGTCACACGTGTTTAATTATAATCTTTACTCCCACTGCTGATTTATATCTGATGATTGAGAATATTATTAATCCCAAGGGGCTGCATCGATGGTTGCTGAGATTAATACAAGTAGTTTATGGTTCCTGCTTCATGTCTGCTTCTGAAATCTGAATACTGAACCGTAATTTGGCTGATTGCTCCGTGATCGGGGTGAGCTTCGATCCGTTACATCGTAGTCTCCATTTCGTTCCGTGTCTACTCCAATCGTCGTCAGCACTGACGAAGGGAAGAAAAACCTTTTGTTACGACTGAACTTCTATGTACGTAGTAATTAATATATCTGAAGAAAAAGTGCCAGAGCTTCCAAGCATCTTCTTGGGTTAGTGCCCAGCTCGAGCTCCACACGCTCTGGTCCAGGCACACCGCGTATATATAGCACACGCACCTAGCTTCATCAGTTACCACAAACACACAGGCACACACATCCATATCCAACAACCGAAGAAGATACTCCTTACGCCATATATACAGCTAGCGAGGAGCGATCTATAGCTGAAGCAACAGCACAGATCGAAACTTTGTTAATGGCTTCTTGCCTGCCGGATGATCGCGAGGGCGCGGTGAGGGAGGTGGCGCAGGTGTACGAGCTCATCAAGATCCACCagcctctcctcttcctccagtATTCCTCTCAGCCGCCGTCGACGACGACCCAGCTGGCGCAGAGCCTGCTCAGCGAGGCGCTGCGAGCCCTCAGCGTTGCCCTCTCCGTCATGAAGCAGCAGCAACCTGGTCCCGCGACACCAAGCGTCAAATCCGAGCCTCAACTCTCATCGCCCAGCCCTGTAGCAGCCGATCCCGATGCAATTACGACTACGGCGAGAAGAGGCAAAAGAAGAAGGTGCGTGCGCGATGGAGTGGGCATTTTAATTATCTTTTTATCATTTTGTACAGTTAGTAATCTATCTCTTCGATTCACGTAAGATCTTTACTGATCGTTGTTTGCGATTGTACTATTCCAGATCAGTAATATTGAGTCGGAAGAACTCATGGGTCAACTTAACCACCGTGCCCTACGAGGACGGCTACGAGTGGAGAAAATATGGCGAGAAGAAGATCAACGGCACCCACTTCACAAGGTCGGTCGTTATTTGCTTTCTTACTCTTCAATGGTGCTCAAGTGAGTTATGCCAAGTATTGAAATCTTGTTATTACGTCCTGCAGGAGCTACTTCAGGTGCACCTACAAGGATGACACTGGTTGCCAGGCCACAAAGCATATCCAGCAAAAGGACAACAGTGACCCACCTGTGTTTGAAGTCACCTACAACAACGACCACACTTGCAACTGCACTAGGACCACAGCTACTGCTAAGaaaaacagcagcagcagtagcagtaACAATCTTGCATTTCTAGGTCATTCCATGATCAAGCAAGAATCACCAGTGCTGCCTCCTCTAGTCGAGGCTTCTGCCATTATTCCTTTGGATCAACCGCCATGCCAAGAGCCGTTTCCTATCAGTAGCCAGCAGTTCTATGGCACTGTCAGTGAGTATCATGCTGCCGGTATCCCCTCGACGACAAGCACCAATAGTTCATGCATCTCCGGGGTGTCCTGCGATGACTACTATTCTGGGGACATGGGGCAGATGACGATGGAACCAGCGGGAGATAATGACCCTCTCCACGATCTCGAGCTTTTCCTCATGTGCGATAGCTTCACGTACTACTAGCTAGCAGTAGCTACAACACACACAAGTGCCAACGCATTTTTCAATAGAGAGAAATTCCGGTGAAGTATGAATTATCTCTTCTCTTTTTGGCTTGAcatgccctgaaaattagcctgAAATATGAATGATCTCCTCTGTTTGGCTTGAGGTGTACAGAAAAGTATAATGTAATATGAATGATCCTGCAGTGTGAGATTAGTAGATTTAGTTATCCCGGCCTGTTGTCTAGAAGAGATTTGTTTGcacttcctctcttccttcgaaaaggaaaaaaaaataatggGTTTACATGGGTTGTATATATCTGGCAAAGAATCCAAAGAATCTATAGTTTCCTTGACAGATCAGCGAATTAGCATGAACAAGGGTGACTAAGAAGAATTATAATTTAGGATTTTCTACTAATTTACCAGTTCAGGTGTATtgccttttctttatttttccaattaaaaattacaaatgtTAAAGAAGTGGGAGGGGGCAAGGATTTTCTACTAATTTACCACTCTAGTTTTGGTTTTTTTAGGGCAATGGTTTTGGTTCACCAAGCATCTCTGTCTCCTACTCTACTTCCATACCTCTCTCCTCTTGCAAACCCCCAAAACAAAAGTTTTGAACTGTTTTTTTAATTCTCAATGTCATGTGTGcaccgcttgtggaaatcctACAAACTatagagagagaaacaaacGGCAAATTAAAAAGATGGAAAATGCCAAGAGCAGATCTAGCCAAGGATCGTCGTTGCATTGGATGTGATTGGAGCTGCATACTTTAAGCGCGCATAAGCATGCATGCACCATCTGATGTCAACATTAAGCATGGTTTCTGATGTCAAAACTGCGAGTAACAACTTGTTCTGCGCGCATTTCATGTCAGGTACGTGGGCCGGACATGGATGGATACCTTTTTTCCGTCACTAAGAAACAATGCTACTCCACTAATTTTGACATCAATCAGAGGATCATGTCGTTGAGTTGGCATTACCATCAATTGGATTTTGCATCTCAAGTCTTTCTAGGACCTGGTGGTAACAACGCATTTGACAATTTGCGTGGCCCTATTGTCTAGAGATATAGTTGATTTCAATAGATTGTGCTATTACAGATATAGAAGTAGATCAATTCGTGTAACAGATTGATTATATTGTTGTATTCAATAATCAACTCGGTTACTATTCCTTGTCCGACACGCTGTTGCCATGACTATACAAAGAACAGGCTGGCAACCCTTTGCGGTGCGGCAATTCTCATAACTTTGGTATACTTTATATGGTACCAGAGCCTCTTCTCCGTCCACATACATCCATCtcctctacttcatcatcatcagcaTGTCGACGACGAGCACAACTGTGACCAGCATGTTGACGATCGTAGGGTTGACGACATCAGCTGGAGGGCTCCTGCCGATACCCTTGTATGGTCACCTAATCAATGTGAAATTGACGTGTGGCAATCATCTACTATGAAAGGCACAGATCCTGCCAATCCTTCGAGGTTAGCAGCTCCTCAGCCTAGTCGAAGAAACCGATGTAGTGCCCAACAAAATGGTGATTGTGACCGCCGAAGGAGGCACCACGAAAGCTCCAAACCCAGAGTACAACATCTGGCTCCAAAAAGATCATATGGTCCTCAGTACTATGTTGCCGTCTTTCTCTCCGAAAGTGCTCTCTCAAGTCTTGTTCGTGAGCTCATCCGTGAAAGTATAGGTGGCACTTCAAGATATGTATGCATCTGAGTCTCTTGCTAGCTCAATCCGCCAGGTGCTAAGTGGTACTGAAGGTACATCAGACACAATGATAGGGACTGCGGATTGAGATGTAGCCCCtctcaggaccgaaaaccccctaTACATACATTTTTATCTTGTTTAAACTGTTTCAAAGTTAATAGTAGAGAATATAATTGGATATCTGCATGAAactgctttatgcttaaaactaaaccgtaaagcatTGTCCTTTATcctttatacatctatcaaccccttgcaATAatataggacttgctgagtatctTCCGTTCTCATttttgctatcattcagatgaagagatggatgcTGACTTCGCAGGAGACAAAGGTGCAGATGAGGAGTAGAGTTAGCAGTTACGTTCGCACACTAGCTACTTGTGGTTTTGGGTTGTTGTTTTTTACTGTACTTTTTGCTGGCCGGTTAGTCAGGTTTAACTACAACAAATCTGACATTGCATGACAAAGCATAAACATAAAAAAAGTTCAATTTTTGTCATAGAAGGGTATTCTGAGACACAGTTATGGTGTCATAGTGTTCGTCACAAAAGCTGCATCATATAATGTATTCCATGACGAAAATTTACATATTGTCACAAAGTTCAGGACTGGGCTGCCCGGCCGGGCAACTAAATATGTGACTTCTTAAAATCGTCATAAATGAAGACATTTTATGACGTCTCAAATGGCTTCAATGATTGTCATCACAGATAGTGCTAAATAAATAATAGAAAACATTCGAAACACTAGCACATATGTACGCTTTGATGCTACATTTTCCAAATATACCATTGATTCCATTCACAATAAATGTTTTATACATGTAGTCATGACATAATTTGTGATAACCGTAGGATTAAATTCTTGACAAATGAATCACTCAATGCTAATCTGCTACAAAATAATTAATACCCTTGACAACTTCTAACACATCTTGTCAAAAACTGAAATCTGGATACATCACCCTTATTGCTTATCTGCTACCACTCCTAACTTGGattcaatcttttttttttcaaataaaaaacctTGACTTTAATCTAGTGGCCTTCAATTGTCAAACTTCAAGTGGTTGTCACCTAAGTCAAATTTGAGAATTGAGCATTAGTATCAGGATAGCTTGAGAACATGTACTAGTCACCATAGGAAGAAAAAGGTATATCTCCTACATGTTATTTGGCACACAAACAAACAGAGATGTTGTCTCACAGGTCGGGCAACAAACACTGGCATCACTGCATTCAGTTAAATTTTAGTCTAGTGACTGCAGTAAACAACTAAAGGGTTCTTTGATAACACACTTAGGTCAGATTTCAGACAGTGAAGTGCAGTAACCAAGTGTAGTTTGGAAATCAGAAACTAATATGAGAACATAATGCCACTACCAGGATTCAGAATTTCTGTGATAAACTCTAGGTAGGCACAGTTCAAGAATTTAACTACCTCAGTTCTAGTAATGATGGACTGAATGTGCACAGGTTGAGATTTATGATAATATAGGAAGTTAGTGTTCGCGGTTTCAATTCAAGAACTTTGATCACCGAAATAAAAGGCAGCATACAGAAAAATGCTACTATGAACAATACACATTCATTTTAATTCAAATAATCTATTTGAATTTATCCCAATCAATTCCAAAATCTTTTTATTCTTCTCGGCCGCCtcccttctctttctttctaggCAGCCCAGCTCCGCAACCTAgcctcccctctcccctcccccgcACGCATGGGCTACGATGCGCTTCCCCGGCCCATTCCCCACGCATGCCCGCCCAGCTTGCACGATCACCCGTCCCAATGCATGCGCACGCGAGCGCAACCCAGCCGCACTGCCATTGTCCCTCACCGACACGTGGGACCCGTCAATGGGAGTCTTCTCCCACCTACAACTCACCCCTCTCTGTTCACAGCCGCTGATGCTTCCTCCCCCTTATTGATGAACCAGTGACTTCtgcgccctctctctctctctctctctctctctctctctctctcacctctATCGTAAGCCCCGCCTGAGGCAGCCCCCTAACAATGTGTGACTTCAGCGTCCACCATACGCGGATTGCCGGTGGAAGCACTGCAACGCGCACCACGGAAACTCTGGTAGGTACCGCTCTTCTGTTCACCGGGAGCATGAGCCGACACCGCCACCTCCTACTTCCCCGCCTTCTATAAAATGGGCACGCCTGCCCATCCCCCCTTCTCCCCCGTCTGCAGTCTGCACCGCCGTCGCCTCTCCcccgtgggcagctgagaaggACGAGGCTCTTGCCGTTGACCTTGTGTCGCCTGCCCTTCCTCGTCCAAATGCTGGGAGGAAGCATGCGAACCCGAGGCCGAGCAgacgccaccaccgccaccgcctgAAGCTTCTCCCCGCCAGCCGTTGTCCTTCCCTTCGGTCCAGACACCGGTGAGCTTCCTTAGCCCCTCTTCTCCCCCTAGGTAGCATATCTTCACCCTTGTGTACGGCCTTCGCGTGCTTGGCTTGGTTGCGGAATTTTTCCCCGTCGCGTCGGTGAATTGCTCGCCACCGGTGCTCCTCCCTCACTCTGTGTGAGCTGGCCATCATGCCATGTAGCCCAGGAGCATTAGGCTTCTTTTCATTATAGGTAGATCACTCCAGTTAGAGGGGAGGTGTTGCCCAATTCCATTTCGCCGTTGTCCCCATTTCCGACCGCCGTCTGGGATTGGTCCGGCCACCGCCTTCCAACGACAAACACCAAAATGGGTTCGCTGGCACCTGTAGATCCCTGGCCACCTAGCCTCGGCTAAACCCACTGCCCCTTGCCGATTCTGATGAGCTCTCCAGTGATGCACCACCACAATTCCTTGCCGCCCCTTCTCTGCTCTACTGTGGCCGGTGACTACGCACATGGGCTTCTGGCCATGGCAGTGCAGCTCGGCCAAGCATGCTGTGGCTCGGCCCACTG
Proteins encoded:
- the LOC133906482 gene encoding probable WRKY transcription factor 62, which codes for MASCLPDDREGAVREVAQVYELIKIHQPLLFLQYSSQPPSTTTQLAQSLLSEALRALSVALSVMKQQQPGPATPSVKSEPQLSSPSPVAADPDAITTTARRGKRRRSVILSRKNSWVNLTTVPYEDGYEWRKYGEKKINGTHFTRSYFRCTYKDDTGCQATKHIQQKDNSDPPVFEVTYNNDHTCNCTRTTATAKKNSSSSSSNNLAFLGHSMIKQESPVLPPLVEASAIIPLDQPPCQEPFPISSQQFYGTVSEYHAAGIPSTTSTNSSCISGVSCDDYYSGDMGQMTMEPAGDNDPLHDLELFLMCDSFTYY